Sequence from the Panicum virgatum strain AP13 chromosome 5N, P.virgatum_v5, whole genome shotgun sequence genome:
GTTTGCACTCAATCGTAATGGCCTTGACCACTTGAAGCGCAGTGACCAATCGTCGTCATCATAGGCAGGGACCCAATCGCTGCCACCATCCAGCTTCTCAACCAGTGCGAAGGTACCGTCAGTGAGGAGGTCATTCCTTGGGCAGGCTGAATAGAATGTAGCGTTCACAGTGCTGCCCTTCCTGAAAGTGGAGTTTGCAGGAACGTCCGAACTGACATCTCCAAACGTGACGCCAGGAGGTGTCTTGTCGACTATAACACCTGGGAGCAGCTCAATTTGTCTGTTCAGCAGATCAGGAGGCTGCAAATTTGTTGGGACCTCTTTGTTTGAGACCATAGCTGTAGCAAGTCTCTGAAACTCTTGAATGTAGGCACTTAAGGTGTGGGGGCCGTACAACGTTGATGCTCCCTGTAAAAAAACCCCGCATTTTCCCCAATAAGATATTCGTGAACAACTTTTCCAGAAACAGAAATAGGCTTATTATTGATTGACTTCTGGATTTAACAGGAACGGGAAAAAGCAATTACAATAAAAGGAAGAATATAATTTTCAGACTATAGATGGAAGGCATACAAATGGAATAGGACAGTGCAGATTCAGACATATCAATAAAAACTCTTGTTCCTAGTAATGCCCGGACAGCTAGAAACAAACTGTGGGCTAACAAACATCAAGCTAATGTCAGACATTTATTCAATATTATTATGTGGttctaaagaaaataaaatggtCTGGGAATTTACGCACCTCATATCTTTGCACCTGATATTCTTCGTAAGTTGTAATATACTGGGAATAGGTGTTTGTTAGACCCGCAAGGACAACATGAATATTGTTATCAAATTGACTACTATTCGTAAGTATATTTTTGACTGCATCACGTAGTCGCCTCCCAGCCATTGTTGTGAACTCTGAACCAAAAATAACCATTAGAACTGCATATTATGAGTTTTTGACATCATAATAATAGTTAATAGATCAAAACATCACATTCACTCTTTGCTTGGCATATTTCATAGGAGCAAAGAATCAGGAGTATATACCTCCGGGGACACACAAGATAACCAGCTGGCCTATTCTTATGATCTGAATTGGAAGAATCGCAGGCTGCATGATAATACAGAATTCAGTACAGGAccaataaagaataaacaatcAGCTGTGCAGATTCAGTCGGAGAGTCACTTGGTTCATAAGGTAACAACTATTTCAACTCATGCCACTAGAACGGAAAAAACAACGTGTTGACAATAAATATGTTGATAGTGGCTATGGTTAAGCTCTGAAACTAAGCTTCACAGAGTCAGAGCAGTAAAAAGCATGGTTCACTATAGCTAGTGTTTAGTGGCCCATAGCTGGCAGGCTTTAGCAGGCTAAATGGTGCCACTCTGGCTGCCCTTCCAAGCAGCTATAGCCGGCTACAGTGCCAGCTATAATCGGCTATTTAGAACCATGGTAAAAAGTTAGTATTTACAAGCGTGTACGCATATGCTTGTACAGAGAATGTGAAGACTTACTGCCCAATCGTATGGAACCTTCATTTCACCCGTGTCTAGAAGTATTGGTTTCGGAGCCTGACATTTCACTTGCTCTGGCCCCGGTGGCCTAATTGCATCCCGTACTAACCTCCAGAAAGCGTTTCCCTAGTACGAGATTGTGTAAACCAGTCAATAGCACGCGAATAAAAATTGCGAATCTAGTATTTGATGATGATTGATAGAACCAACCTTGGCGTCTCCTTGTTTAAAATCAAAAGCTCCAGGACCATCTGTGGTTCCAGCTGCAAAGGCAAACCCCATGGCTGCTGGGCATGTTTCCACTACCTGCTGACCTCCTGTACTTGTAGGAACATTCACTTTTAGTTGCGAGAAATCTAGGTAAGTATGCCTGTAGTCAACTTTGCCCTGTATTTCTTCAGATGCTGAATCGAAAAGATTAACAGCCTTGAGAAATTGCCTATTGCCAATTATACGGGTACTTTCAAATTCATCAGGGTATCTGCAGGATAGGAAAAAATATCGGGTTGATTTACAGTAAATactttaaaatttgaaaaaacATATGAAAAAGGtaccctgggcctcgtccataGCATAGCTCATTCTTCCCATTACATGTACTGTGATTGAAGTCGCAAGGAAGGCCAGTATCtatacaaaatgctcccaagACATTCGGACTAACATCTCCACAGTTTGACTGGCAGAATGCAGAGACAAATTTAGGCTTATTTTGTTGATTGCTTCTAATACGCCTGGTGATATCTGAACTTGATATTTGCCTTCCACCGGAGGCCTTGTAAGACGATGCCAATCGTACTAAGTCATCAGCTGAATAAATCAATAAAGAAATAATTAGTTTGGCAAGTGCCTAGGATATTTCATTTCAAGAATCACGAAGCAGTCAGGAAGCATGGAACCTACTTATCTCATTGGGTTCAGAAATTAGTGCAGAGACTCTTCTCGGATTTCCAGAGCTTGCATGAGCAGCCTGATTTGGGATGACATTTTCTTCCGCCCAATCTTCCATGAAACGTGCAGCTGCACCTTTGTTATCGCCACTAATCAAAGAATTTGTACGACTCATtgatgttccatgggttgcaaACCAATTGAAACTCCCAATTGGACCAAGTTCATCATCTACAAATTTGATAAGGGTCATTTCCTTATCAACATTGTACTGATATTTGCTTCTTTCCTCAGCTGGGTTGTTTAGGTACGCGCTGGGGCTGCGATTCACACCAGCGTCAAGGAGGTCACCTGAAAGTCATGTGCCTGACATTGGTCACAAAATTTTTGCAGTAACCAAAAACCAGTATAGCAGCCAGCCAGCTACATAGGGAGTAGTACATATCTAATAAAACTTTAGGGCAGCCTTCCAATAATGGTCAAAAATTGAAGgaaaaaataatcaattcaaCCAGAGTTAAATTATGACATTTGGATGCCTACTTGAATTAAATGTAGTTAACAATGGTTAAAAAATCACAGACAATATAAAATCAGTCCCACTGATGTTTTAAAATGCCTAAATAAAATCAAAATAATGCCTAAATAATCCAGGAAACTAGAGACAATTTTGCACCTTTGTTCACATATATTTTCCCTGGACGGAGATTGTTGTGAGCTTCAACAATGGTTTGCTCAATGCCGTCGACGATTACGTCGAAGGATTGGCGAACAAACCCAAGAGATGTGACAATGTAAACCACATACTGCAGATAACCTCCAGGCCCGGCATGAGTGTGTATTCCGCTGATAGCCACATTGTTCTCGTTATAAAGATCACCGTACCTGCAGTAACCACCATGAGGATGAAGCGATTCATGAAAGCGACAACGTGGTGATCAGAGTAACCACTCTTACCTTGCTTTTAGCCTCTCAAGCACCTTTATGGTGACTAGCTGCGACGCCATGCAGGCATCAAGGTTGACAAAGACGGCACGCTTGCCATCCGGCTCGGCGACGATGAACGCGCGTGCCTTGAGCCTGAAGTGAATCCCTGCCGCGATCTGCTCGGAGCTCGCGTACCCCATCATGTTGACGTCTGCTGCGGGCCCCGTTATGTCGTAGCTGCCCATGCCGACCAGATACGGCGAGGCTGCAAGCGCCGGGCGGCAGTAACTCTGaagagcaagcagcaggaggaagaagagacaTCGCCGCCGTATCATGGCAGAGCCTGGGCCGTGAAGCTGGCAGCGGGAGGGAGATGGTGGCCCCATCATCAGGAAATTGAATCACAGGGAACTATGGCTAATGCACTGCTGAAGAAAAAGGGTGGCGCTTCAGATTTCAGAAGAAACTACGGCTCGCAGAGGAGGAAATGTATTGTCCAAGCAGGCAAGTGGAAGAAAATGAAACGGAACTCACCAGACATAACCGCTCAAGCTGCTGAACTCCGTAGTCTATCTCTGAATCGCTTTAGTTCAGGGATTTAAGATGCGCTGGGCATCAAGGAATCTGCAATGCCCGATAACGAAAGGGCCTGAGCAGAATCCGTGAGATCTGACGAGAGTTTGAGGCTAGCAGACTAGCAGAGTGGATGCGGGCTCGCGGCTGTGTAGTGGAGACTGGAGACtgggaaagaagaagaagcagaagcagagAAGAAGCGGCCAAGAATGCCAGGGCGGAGACAGGCCAGGTGGGGCGTCCAAGGCACGCCGTGGGGATAGAGAAGCTTCGGCTGGTACGAAACGGGTTTAAAACAAATTCTCAATGTGAACCATCTTGGCCGCCTTTTTTTGTCTGTGGGCTGGAGATCGGATCGAAATCTTCTCACCGAATGACAGCTTACCATTacttgaagaaaaaaaagaatgacaGCTTACTGTAAGAAGCAGTCACTACTCACTACTTCGCTAGCCACAGTATAAAAGATTGCAGCGCATGATTTCCAATTTCCATGGCTCGGGGAAGGGAATGCCCGCGCTAGCTGTTTCCTCGTCGGGCTGGTCGGTTCCACGCGTGGCCGGAGGCCATGCCAGACAGACACATGTGATGGACGCAAGGCTGGCGGAGACCCAGATTATATATCTCCCATCCATTCATGGAACGCATCGAATTGGTGCTTTGCTGTTGCCGACGAAAGGCAGTTCGCCGTCACTCGCATCGTGCACTACCTTCCTTCTCGATGTAACGGTGTTGGGTGACATGCGATACGATGCGCCGCTGCCCTGGTAAAAGGAGGCGGGCAACGCATGGACGTACAAAGCCGTGGAGGGCAGAGGTCTGGCCGGGTCCACACACCACGCTCCCTGAAACCTGAAGGCTCTGAACCACGCTTGCCTGGCGCCGTTGCCCGCATGTGTTCGTTTGGATTGGCGTCGACGGTACGGTGGCGTTGACGATGATCCGGACAGCATTCACACCTCAGTGGGAACTGGTGGGGAGTGTCGTAGTGTGGACTGGAGCTAGCAGGGACATCAGTTTTCGCGCCCACCCATCCACCATGTTGCCCTGCTGCTCTCATCAGTTGGCCCGTCTGGAAAACCTGATCACTTCACAACGTTGATGCTCATCGCGCAGTTTGTCCTGTACCCCCTGTTCAAGTTGGCGGAAAtgacttcttttttcttttgtttttttttatctaAGAAGGCATAAAATGGCCCAATGGATACTTGAGAAGACAAGAAGCCCAATAATCTGTGTTAAGTATGTGGTGGGGCAGAGCGTGTCGTGGTCGTGTTTGGTTGCCCCTAAAAAGTTTTCACccctttgactactaattaggggTAGTAaatgggtgggtggggggggggcgctAGTTGACGATCGTGCGCCGCGGCAACAAAGCAGCGAACGAGCGCCAGAGCTAGCAAGCAGCGCACATGCAGTGCCAGTGGTAGTAGTGAACGAGCATTTGACTTGCTCTAGTGTTACAGTCTGTCGCTGCTAGTTCCGTGCTCTACTTTGCCTTCTAAtctgttctcttttttttttatgggACGGCGGGTGTGTGGGTGAGTGAATGGGCGGGGGGTTTCACATCCGTATGAATGTAGAACTCAGATTTATAAATAAATATCAAAAATCTCTAAATTTAGGTTTacattagaaataaataaaagaagactGATTGACTGTCATTCTAAAACATATAATAATCTAAAAACTAATAGCTCTGTTTATATTCTTCATCGAATATAGCTATTATTTTAAACCATAAACAACATCTTCACTGATAGAATCCAATGGTGACACCCTGAAAAGATTGAAAAAATGAGAAAATTTGTAACTCTTGTGCTCAACTTATATAAACTGGTTTTAAGAATGAACAAAAAAATATCAACAGGAAAACTTACATGCatggttagtatttttttaTGTCTACAAGGGTATTGTACTTTTTATTGCATGCGTGTGTCAGTAGGTAGTAGAACGTGCATTCACGTagtggttttgcatcttcctgtagaaaaaaaaagacaaatctatttaaaataaaatttgaaattatgaaCTTTGTACACGCCACAGATAAGTTTGTTGTTTCCACAACTTGAAAATTAGAAACCGTGAACTTTGTAATGGAATTAGCAGCTAAAAAAAACGTTGAAAACTACAAACTATGATCTTTGTACTAGCACACTAATAAACTTTGTACTACTATAGTAGTAAACTTTACAGTCGCATACCCAAAACTTTGAAATCCAATACTATGAACTTTGTTCTAGCTGAGTAATGAACTGTAATAGAATCGGCAGCTTCAAAAAAGTTGAAAATCAGAAAACTATGAATTTTGTACTAGCACACCAACAAACTTTGTACTACCATAGTAGTAGACTTTGCagtgcgccccccccccccaaacttttaattccaaaactatgaACTTTGTACTAGCTCAGTAATGAACTTCGTAACCTCCCCCATCCTCCTAAAAAACTTTCAATTCTGAAACTATGAACTTCATACTAGCACACTAATAAACTTTGTGATGTAGAACTTGAAAATATCGAAGTATGGTCTTTGTATATAAAAGCATATTATGACTGCTCATGAACTgtgaatgaaaaaaaatcatgaaataattatATTCACTACTTTACGGCatgatttacaaaaaaaaagatatgggTACCAAAAAGTGTACTCACTAGTTTGAACAGGTGCTGCTTCTCGCCATCGTGGCTTTGCATGAGTTTCATAAACAAATATACCACTATCTTGAGGTGGAATAAAAAGGGCacaaaaaattcaaaaactttactaCTAGATAGGAAACTTTATACATGGATATTGAAACTTTTATTCAAAGCTTGCACACTAAATTCAAAACTTTTCTATTAACATATTTTCAAACTTTCTCTATTATAACATATACGGGTGACTCTAGTATAAGGGCATGCATATATCGTTATGAACTTATAAACTTAGAAAATCATGTGTAGAATTTTTTTCACAGCAATCAATATGTGTTGGTCTCACCTGGATGCTTGAGAAGTGTTGTGTTCCAAAGTCTTGTTTCAAAGCTttcaatgagctttggtgtcaCCTATACAAAATGATAGTTTGGTAAGCTTCTTGTTAATGTTGACACACCATGGTCATGTCTCACAAAAATGAATTTCATCATGGTTTAGTGAAAAACACAAAAGGAACCCTACTGCGCAAATGCCTTGACAAATTGCCAAAAATACTAGCAACTCAAAGCATGAGTTTATTTTCTGATGGAGAGTGCTAGGCACATCAAGGTAGGATCttcaaaaatctaaaaatactaTTCATAGACTCTGTGTTGGCAGAATTAAAAACAACTAGGCACAACAAGGTAGTAtcttaaaaaatcaaaaaatttgCATTCTGAATTCATAAACTTGCTAGCAGTCCATTTTGAACTTTATACTCACAAATCCAAAAATTTAGTTCGAACATTCTCAAATTTGTATTCTCAAGTCCAATACTTTGCACACTGAATTCAATAACTTTGTACAAAAAAAGCACATTTTAAAATTTATGATCCAActatataaaaaatttatagtCACTGATACAAAAGTTCGTACTAAAAAACTTGCTCTGTACCTCTAAAGACACATGCTAAAACTTTGAACTCACTACTTGAAAACTTTGAATGCGGATACTAAGTAACTTTCAAATCACGAATAGAAAACTTTTGGACAAAAAAAGAATTTCACAATATTCAGTCTGCAAGTAATGAGCAAAAACTTGGTTTGTCTCAACATTTGAAGACACATGCTAAAACTTTGAACCCACTGCTTGAAAACTTTGAATGCGGATACTAATTAACTTTGAAATAATGTATACTATCATATTATAAACTTTATACACCTGGATCAAAAACTTTGTTGTTCAAAACTTTGCAATCACAGTTGCATGAAATTTGTACTAGCACATGTCAAACTTTGTGCTCCGCAGGTCATAAAACTTTATAAAGAAATGTTAGAAACTTTTAACTACATTTCATATGAGGGTAAGTCGGAAAATTCATACATATTGGTTTAGATAACTATCTGCATATCTAACTTTCAAAAGTTAGAGGCAGCTGCTTGTCAGTAGGAGTTCCCAACAATCTTGTGAAGAAGTAGATTTCATTAAAGCCAACTATACAAATATACATTGATAGAAGAAATTCAAACTGACATTTTATATACACATAAACTGgccatttttcttgaaaaattgaaaacCATCTATACTAATAACTATCATCTCATATTGACAGAGATCAGTAATGAACATCAAACTATCATCACATATAGTAACACATTCATATTATGCCAAGCAACAACTCTAGGACagttgcaacaaaaaaaatgctaAGTGCTAGCATTCGATCAAGTTGGTAATAGACCAACAACTTCAAGATTAACAAAATGGCACTACCCTAGCAGCTATGCAAGGTTTATTTCAAATCAGCAGCATGCTGTCGTCCGTTACCGTTGTTCCCAGTCAAACTCAGAAAAGAAACTGACTAACATTACCTGAGGAAACCAAACAAAATATAGGAATCGTTACTCTGTAACAGATAGTGGGGGTAGCTTATAACATTACCATTACTACCAAAATGCAAGAAAAGCCATGCCAGATTTAAGGAATTGAAATAGAACACACCGAATGTGATAGTTGATTTAGGAACAATTGGAAAAAATAGTTTTTACAAGTAGAACTCCAAAACTTTGCATtctgaggccctgtttagttgagTAGCACAAGCTACTATAGACAATTTTAACCACTAATTAAAGTtattaaataaagacagtttACGAAACTAACTTCACAACCCCTGCGCTACTTCACAAGACGAATCTATTGAGGTCTTTGATCGCATGATTAGAGTatgattattgtagcattactgtagccaatcatggtggaacttggctcattatattcatctcaaaaagttacactcatatgtgaaaagattttacaaataaactttatttgatACTTCATGCATAAAAGATTCTTTTTGTAGCACAAGTTGCGCTAACAAAACAAACAGGGCATGGATACATAAACTTGCTAGCAGCCAATTTTGAACTTTCTACTCACAAATCCAAAACTTTAGTTTGAACATTCTCAAGTTTATATTGTCAAGTCCAATACTTTGCACACTCAATTCTAGAACTTTCTACAAAGGgcattttaaaatttgaaaaaatgCTAAAACTTCATTTCAGAAAACTTTGAACCCACTACTTGAAAACTTTGAGTGCAGATACTATGTAACTTTCAAATCATGTATAGAAAACTTTGCAAAAAAATGAATTTCAGAAAATTCAGTCCGGAAACAATGAATATATCAAGCTCGTGACATAGAACTTTGACCCTATCAATTCAGAACTCTACCCTGGTACGACTAAAGCCATATTCATGTTTTttaggggcagctttggacatAATATTTAAAACAGTCCGCTTTATGTTGATAATGGAATGTACCATGAAAATGAAATTTCATGGTCATAAGTCATAGTGGAGAAAATACCTTAAATGGATCATGGGTTGTCTATTTTAATCCTTGAATAATGCTGAATTCAAAAAAAGAACATATGATCCTTGATTTGAACAATATGTATAATGGTATGTTGAATTCAATCTCCCTGGTTATATTACCAAAAGCCTAAAAGCTTATAATGCTGTGATGAAAATTTACCTACTAAAGCTAGGTTTCTGCAGGCAACTCATCAGATGAGATGAAAAATCAGATGTAGAAACCTAAATCAAATTCCTACGGGTGCATGTGTGCAGGTGTTTCCCCCTAGCAGGGTGCTGCCATGGTGGTGTGCAGGAGGAAGATGTCGTGGTGCTGTGTTGGAGGAACATGCCATG
This genomic interval carries:
- the LOC120676011 gene encoding neutral ceramidase-like, which codes for MMGPPSPSRCQLHGPGSAMIRRRCLFFLLLLALQSYCRPALAASPYLVGMGSYDITGPAADVNMMGYASSEQIAAGIHFRLKARAFIVAEPDGKRAVFVNLDACMASQLVTIKVLERLKARYGDLYNENNVAISGIHTHAGPGGYLQYVVYIVTSLGFVRQSFDVIVDGIEQTIVEAHNNLRPGKIYVNKGDLLDAGVNRSPSAYLNNPAEERSKYQYNVDKEMTLIKFVDDELGPIGSFNWFATHGTSMSRTNSLISGDNKGAAARFMEDWAEENVIPNQAAHASSGNPRRVSALISEPNEITDDLVRLASSYKASGGRQISSSDITRRIRSNQQNKPKFVSAFCQSNCGDVSPNVLGAFCIDTGLPCDFNHSTCNGKNELCYGRGPGYPDEFESTRIIGNRQFLKAVNLFDSASEEIQGKVDYRHTYLDFSQLKVNVPTSTGGQQVVETCPAAMGFAFAAGTTDGPGAFDFKQGDAKGNAFWRLVRDAIRPPGPEQVKCQAPKPILLDTGEMKVPYDWAPAILPIQIIRIGQLVILCVPGEFTTMAGRRLRDAVKNILTNSSQFDNNIHVVLAGLTNTYSQYITTYEEYQVQRYEGASTLYGPHTLSAYIQEFQRLATAMVSNKEVPTNLQPPDLLNRQIELLPGVIVDKTPPGVTFGDVSSDVPANSTFRKGSTVNATFYSACPRNDLLTDGTFALVEKLDGGSDWVPAYDDDDWSLRFKWSRPLRLSANSFATLEWTIPEDAPLGVYRLRHFGASKPLIGSIKYFTGTSSAFVVR